The following coding sequences are from one Bacteroidales bacterium window:
- a CDS encoding lipoprotein signal peptidase, with protein MNNSKRKFYFFAFFILLLLFFDQLLKIYIKTNFLIGEERYVIGKWFRLLFIENEGMAFGISFGSVAGKYILTTIRIIAFFIFLYFLYKSIVKNAPLIQSFVFALIVSGALGNIIDSLFYGLIFEHSHFYGSGAMPARMFPPDGGYAGFMQGKVVDMFYFPIFEIQFPSWLPFLGGREWVFFEPIFNLADTYVTTSVLILLVFYKKVFPPAKR; from the coding sequence ATGAATAATAGTAAGAGAAAATTTTACTTTTTCGCTTTTTTTATTTTGCTTCTTCTTTTTTTTGATCAACTTCTGAAAATCTACATCAAGACAAATTTTCTGATCGGTGAAGAAAGATATGTGATTGGCAAATGGTTTAGGCTTCTTTTTATCGAAAACGAAGGAATGGCTTTTGGTATTTCTTTTGGTTCAGTTGCTGGAAAGTATATCTTAACTACTATTCGAATCATTGCCTTTTTTATTTTTCTTTACTTTTTGTATAAGTCTATTGTCAAAAATGCACCATTGATTCAGTCGTTTGTATTTGCTCTTATTGTTAGTGGTGCACTTGGTAATATCATCGATAGTCTTTTCTACGGTTTAATTTTCGAACATAGTCATTTTTACGGTTCCGGAGCTATGCCTGCTCGGATGTTTCCGCCAGATGGAGGTTACGCAGGATTCATGCAAGGGAAAGTGGTAGATATGTTCTATTTCCCTATCTTTGAAATTCAATTCCCTTCCTGGTTACCATTCTTGGGAGGAAGAGAATGGGTTTTTTTTGAACCGATTTTTAATCTTGCAGATACCTATGTGACTACTTCTGTATTAATTCTGTTGGTTTTCTATAAAAAAGTTTTTCCTCCAGCTAAACGTTGA
- the ileS gene encoding isoleucine--tRNA ligase, whose product MLYNEYDELNLPKTAQEILEFWRINNIFQKSISSREGHPAFVFYEGPPSANGKPGIHHVMSRTIKDLFCRYKTLKGYQVQRKAGWDTHGLPVEIGVEKKLGISKEDIGKKISIEDFNKECRKDVMQYKQLWDELTVKMGFWIDLDHPYITFDNKYIESVWYLLKQLYEKGLLYKGYTIQPYSPAAGTGLSTHELNQPGCYRLVKDYSVVAQFKVIRNERSEFLFSLPDQEGNVYILAWTTTPWTLPSNTGLAVGVDITYVAVQTYNPFTLQPQTVILAKETLFRWFKPEEETTNLSKPENPKHISFKVLGEFKGKDLVEIRYEQLLPYAKPQEGDPFRVVPGDFVTIEEGTGIVHIAPSFGADDFRMDKLFKLGALTLVDKQGKFTEEMQELAGKFVKPQYYPDYTPEKERELSVDVEIINKLKRENKAFRTEKYEHNYPHCWRTDKPVLYYPLHSWFIRTTAYKDRMIELNKTIQWKPEHTGSGRFGNWLENIVDWNLSRTRYWGIPLPIWSTTDGTERKCMGSIAELYQEIEKSIEAGFMKFNPLREFALDDLSDENYQKIDLHRPYVDQIILTSSKGEPMYRESEVIDVWFDSGAMPYAQWHYPFENKEIFERNFPADFIAEGVDQTRGWFYTLHAIATMISDSVAFKTVVSNGLVLDKFGNKMSKRLGNVIDPFETIDRYGPDATRWYMITNSQPWENLKFDVEGILEVQRKFFGTLYNTYAFFALYANIDGFKYEEPEVPIDQRTELDRWILSELNTLIQKVDESYAQYEPTQAGRLIEHFVIEYLSNWYVRLSRRRFWKGAMTIDKLAAYQTLYTTLETVAILMSPIAPFFAERLYQDLNSVTRKNPAESVHLAMFPKVNLSFIDKDLEERMQLAQKLASMILSLRKKVGHRVRQPLRKVLIPLNDDRLKKQIEHVKDIILHEVNVKELLIIDEDTSLVIKKAKPNFKQLGPRFGKMMKELTPIIQALTNEQILQLEKEGKLDLSIQGQVVTITPEDVEVFAEDIPGWVVQREDNMVVALDTEITEDLYLEGLARDVVNRIQNLRKENDFEVTDRIVVYIKKSDIIQRVMQNFSSYICSETLTDQIELCEEMPENSLVTEIGDNIPFVVFIRKS is encoded by the coding sequence ATGCTTTATAATGAATACGATGAGCTTAATTTGCCAAAAACAGCTCAGGAAATCTTAGAATTTTGGAGAATAAATAACATTTTTCAAAAAAGTATTTCATCCAGAGAAGGTCATCCTGCCTTTGTTTTTTACGAAGGGCCTCCTAGTGCAAATGGCAAACCTGGAATTCATCACGTGATGTCACGCACAATCAAGGATCTTTTTTGCAGATATAAAACGCTTAAAGGATATCAGGTCCAACGAAAAGCTGGATGGGATACACATGGCTTACCTGTTGAGATTGGTGTTGAAAAAAAATTAGGCATTTCTAAAGAGGACATTGGAAAAAAAATAAGCATAGAAGATTTCAACAAAGAATGTCGAAAAGATGTGATGCAATACAAGCAACTTTGGGATGAACTCACTGTGAAAATGGGCTTTTGGATAGACCTCGACCATCCTTACATTACTTTTGACAACAAATACATAGAAAGTGTCTGGTATTTGCTCAAGCAACTTTACGAAAAGGGATTGCTTTACAAAGGTTACACCATTCAACCTTATTCACCTGCTGCAGGAACGGGACTAAGTACACATGAGCTCAATCAACCTGGATGCTATAGGCTGGTTAAGGATTATTCGGTAGTTGCTCAATTTAAAGTGATTCGGAATGAACGAAGCGAATTCCTTTTTTCTTTACCTGATCAGGAAGGAAATGTTTACATACTTGCATGGACCACAACACCATGGACCTTACCTTCTAACACTGGACTTGCTGTAGGAGTTGATATTACCTATGTTGCAGTTCAAACTTATAATCCTTTTACCCTTCAACCTCAAACGGTCATTCTGGCTAAAGAAACACTTTTTCGCTGGTTTAAACCTGAGGAGGAAACCACAAATTTATCAAAACCAGAAAACCCAAAACACATATCATTTAAAGTTTTGGGTGAATTTAAGGGAAAAGATTTAGTTGAGATACGATACGAGCAGCTCTTACCGTATGCAAAACCTCAAGAAGGAGATCCTTTTAGAGTTGTTCCTGGAGATTTTGTTACAATCGAAGAAGGCACCGGTATAGTTCACATTGCTCCAAGCTTTGGTGCTGATGATTTTCGTATGGATAAACTATTTAAACTTGGAGCTTTGACTTTGGTCGACAAGCAAGGTAAGTTTACCGAGGAAATGCAAGAGTTAGCTGGCAAGTTCGTTAAACCTCAATATTACCCAGATTATACACCCGAGAAAGAACGAGAATTGTCGGTTGACGTTGAAATTATCAATAAATTAAAACGAGAAAATAAAGCTTTTAGAACTGAAAAATACGAACACAATTATCCTCATTGTTGGAGAACAGACAAACCTGTGTTATATTATCCGCTTCATAGCTGGTTTATCAGAACAACAGCTTACAAAGACAGAATGATAGAACTAAATAAAACCATTCAATGGAAGCCGGAACATACAGGTTCTGGTCGATTTGGAAATTGGCTTGAGAATATTGTTGATTGGAATTTAAGCCGGACGCGGTATTGGGGAATACCACTTCCCATTTGGTCTACCACCGACGGAACTGAAAGAAAATGTATGGGATCCATTGCTGAACTTTATCAGGAAATTGAAAAAAGTATAGAAGCGGGTTTCATGAAGTTCAACCCACTCAGAGAGTTTGCATTAGATGATCTGTCGGATGAAAATTATCAGAAAATAGACTTACATAGGCCTTACGTCGATCAGATTATCCTGACTTCCAGTAAAGGTGAACCTATGTATCGTGAATCTGAAGTGATTGATGTTTGGTTCGATAGCGGTGCTATGCCTTATGCTCAGTGGCACTATCCTTTTGAAAACAAGGAAATATTTGAGCGTAATTTTCCTGCCGATTTTATTGCAGAAGGTGTTGATCAGACTCGCGGGTGGTTCTATACACTTCATGCTATTGCTACTATGATCAGTGACTCAGTTGCTTTTAAAACTGTGGTTTCTAATGGATTGGTGTTGGATAAGTTTGGTAACAAAATGTCGAAACGTTTAGGAAATGTAATTGATCCATTTGAAACTATCGATCGTTATGGTCCCGATGCTACTCGATGGTACATGATAACTAATTCCCAACCATGGGAAAACTTAAAATTTGATGTTGAAGGCATTTTAGAAGTACAGAGAAAGTTTTTTGGTACCCTTTATAACACTTATGCTTTTTTTGCACTTTACGCCAACATTGACGGTTTTAAATATGAAGAACCTGAAGTTCCTATTGATCAGCGAACAGAGTTAGATAGGTGGATATTGTCTGAATTAAATACACTTATACAAAAAGTTGATGAGAGTTATGCTCAATATGAACCAACCCAGGCAGGTAGGTTGATTGAACATTTTGTTATAGAGTATCTAAGCAATTGGTATGTACGTTTATCAAGGCGTCGATTTTGGAAGGGTGCTATGACCATTGATAAACTTGCAGCATATCAAACTTTATATACTACGCTTGAAACAGTAGCTATTCTTATGTCTCCTATTGCACCTTTTTTTGCCGAGAGATTATATCAGGATTTAAATAGTGTAACACGGAAAAATCCTGCTGAGAGTGTTCATTTAGCCATGTTTCCTAAAGTGAACTTATCTTTTATTGATAAGGATTTAGAAGAACGAATGCAACTTGCTCAGAAGTTAGCTTCCATGATACTGTCATTGCGAAAAAAAGTGGGTCATCGGGTACGACAGCCTTTAAGAAAGGTTCTGATTCCACTTAATGATGATCGGTTGAAAAAACAGATTGAGCATGTTAAAGATATTATTCTTCATGAAGTCAATGTGAAAGAACTTCTGATTATTGATGAAGACACTTCTTTGGTGATCAAAAAAGCTAAACCTAATTTCAAGCAATTGGGACCTCGATTTGGAAAAATGATGAAGGAACTCACCCCAATCATTCAGGCTTTGACCAATGAGCAGATTTTACAACTTGAAAAAGAAGGAAAATTGGATCTATCTATTCAGGGACAGGTAGTCACTATCACTCCAGAAGATGTAGAAGTTTTTGCTGAAGATATCCCAGGATGGGTTGTGCAACGTGAAGATAATATGGTCGTAGCTTTAGATACAGAAATAACTGAAGATTTATATCTGGAAGGACTTGCCAGAGATGTGGTAAATCGAATTCAAAACTTAAGAAAAGAGAATGATTTTGAAGTGACCGATCGAATCGTTGTTTATATAAAAAAATCTGACATTATACAACGAGTGATGCAAAATTTTTCTTCGTATATTTGCAGTGAAACTTTAACAGATCAAATTGAACTGTGTGAGGAAATGCCTGAAAATTCTTTGGTAACAGAAATTGGCGATAATATTCCATTTGTTGTATTCATTCGAAAAAGTTAG
- a CDS encoding M28 family peptidase, producing the protein MGKIVKYLRKYKHSLMWVGVLLMLLTCTRKKTESSTVADEKPPVVEVPEFNEDSAYAYVAAQLAFGPRVPGTDPHAKCKIWLVEKLKSFGAFVTVQEFKTKTYDGVIRTGYNIIASFDTSKKDRIMLSAHWDSRPVADHDPDQAKRKDPVPGANDGASGVGVLLEIARILSQHSTPSGIDIFFWDLEDFGPPQDKQRKVSENAWGLGSQYWSKKPHKLGYRARYGILLDMVGAKNPTFYLEGFSHQFAPSIQRKIWNTAHSLGYSSYFLMEEANPILDDHYFINTIAGIPTVNIIHQEKNSSTGFYPYWHTTRDDLEQIDKNTLKIVGQLILHVIFTEKTIS; encoded by the coding sequence ATGGGAAAAATTGTAAAATATTTAAGGAAGTATAAACATTCACTCATGTGGGTGGGTGTTTTATTGATGTTGTTGACTTGTACGAGAAAGAAAACCGAGTCGAGCACTGTTGCTGATGAAAAACCCCCGGTCGTTGAGGTTCCAGAATTTAATGAAGATAGTGCCTATGCATATGTTGCTGCACAATTGGCGTTTGGACCGCGCGTTCCGGGAACAGATCCGCATGCAAAATGCAAAATTTGGCTTGTTGAGAAATTGAAGAGTTTCGGTGCATTTGTCACAGTTCAAGAGTTTAAGACCAAGACTTACGATGGTGTCATTCGTACTGGATATAACATCATTGCATCCTTTGACACATCAAAGAAGGATCGTATCATGCTTTCTGCTCATTGGGATAGTCGTCCGGTAGCAGATCATGATCCTGATCAAGCTAAAAGAAAAGATCCAGTTCCAGGTGCTAATGATGGGGCTTCAGGTGTAGGAGTTCTATTGGAAATAGCGCGAATTCTTTCTCAACATTCAACTCCTAGTGGAATAGATATATTTTTTTGGGATCTAGAAGATTTTGGTCCACCTCAAGATAAGCAAAGAAAGGTATCGGAAAACGCATGGGGTTTAGGTTCTCAATACTGGAGCAAAAAGCCCCACAAACTCGGTTATCGAGCTCGTTATGGTATTTTGCTTGATATGGTTGGTGCTAAAAATCCTACTTTCTATCTTGAAGGCTTTTCACATCAGTTTGCTCCTTCTATTCAGCGAAAAATATGGAATACAGCTCATTCTCTGGGTTATTCCTCTTACTTTTTGATGGAAGAGGCCAACCCCATACTCGATGATCATTATTTTATTAATACTATCGCAGGAATACCTACGGTTAATATTATTCATCAAGAAAAAAATAGTAGTACTGGTTTTTACCCTTATTGGCACACCACCCGAGATGACTTAGAGCAAATCGACAAAAATACGCTTAAAATCGTAGGTCAGCTGATTTTGCATGTTATTTTTACTGAAAAAACAATATCATAA
- a CDS encoding RtcB family protein, with protein sequence MKTIIQTEGLPIKSWTLDIEEGALEQAKHLAQHPYGKFHVVLLPDVHEGFGMPIGSVFATKDVVVPNAVGVDIGCGMCAVRTSLHKDQVDRKLLQSWVDKIYNNIPVGFKHHKQKQSLPDNLSHPVGPITEREWKEIPYQLGTLGGGNHFIEIQYDKEGYIWIMLHSGSRNLGKQVADHYNKIAKSMNDKLSHPIPSSWNLSALPVDSLEGQQYLKEMQYCLDFARENRFHMMHRIMEIIGEKGCKFDKIINIHHNYASYEEHFKTKVWVHRKGAILADRDTIGIIPGSQGTPSFIVRGKGNPQSFRSSSHGAGRKMSRNKAIQLLDLNGIKSKLDKQGIIHAIKKQKDLDEAPDCYKDIHQVIDEQKDLVEILHILYPLAVIKG encoded by the coding sequence ATGAAAACGATCATTCAAACAGAAGGATTACCTATCAAGAGTTGGACGTTAGATATAGAGGAAGGAGCTCTTGAGCAAGCTAAACACTTAGCTCAACATCCTTATGGGAAGTTTCATGTAGTTCTTTTACCTGACGTTCACGAAGGCTTTGGGATGCCCATAGGTTCAGTTTTTGCGACAAAAGATGTTGTTGTTCCCAATGCTGTGGGAGTTGATATAGGTTGTGGCATGTGTGCCGTACGGACATCCTTGCACAAAGATCAAGTTGATCGTAAATTATTGCAATCATGGGTGGATAAAATATACAATAACATACCTGTAGGTTTCAAACATCATAAACAGAAGCAGAGTTTGCCCGATAATCTTAGTCATCCTGTAGGTCCCATTACCGAAAGAGAATGGAAGGAAATTCCATATCAATTAGGCACATTAGGAGGAGGGAATCATTTTATTGAAATTCAATATGACAAAGAAGGCTATATATGGATTATGCTTCATTCGGGAAGTCGCAATCTAGGAAAACAAGTGGCAGATCACTATAATAAAATAGCAAAATCGATGAACGACAAATTGAGTCACCCTATTCCATCTTCGTGGAATCTTTCAGCTTTGCCAGTAGATAGTCTTGAAGGTCAGCAATATCTCAAAGAGATGCAATATTGTCTTGATTTTGCAAGAGAAAATCGTTTTCACATGATGCATAGAATTATGGAGATTATAGGAGAAAAAGGCTGCAAATTTGACAAAATTATTAACATACATCATAATTATGCTTCGTACGAGGAGCATTTTAAAACCAAAGTTTGGGTGCATCGTAAAGGTGCTATTCTTGCAGATCGTGATACTATAGGTATTATTCCAGGCAGTCAAGGTACACCGAGTTTTATCGTGCGGGGAAAAGGAAATCCGCAAAGCTTCAGAAGCTCTTCCCATGGAGCGGGTAGGAAAATGTCGAGAAACAAAGCCATACAGCTACTCGATTTGAATGGAATAAAAAGTAAATTAGATAAACAAGGAATCATACATGCTATTAAAAAACAAAAAGACCTCGACGAAGCACCGGATTGCTATAAGGATATTCATCAGGTTATTGATGAGCAAAAAGATCTTGTTGAGATTTTACACATTCTTTATCCTTTGGCTGTAATTAAGGGTTAG
- a CDS encoding D-alanine--D-alanine ligase, with protein MKVALLYGGYSGENEISKKSALNVLSHIDKLKHEVYLVEILPKEWLIKPHNIPIDKNDFSFKKNGEVIHFDVVLMMIHGTPGEDGLLQSYFEMLGIPYTNCSSHVSMLTFHKYYSTLLAKAIGVATAPGLYFPKNSFLNESLILHTLGLPVFIKPATSGSSIGMSKVNEISQLKNAIIRAFEVSEDILVEKALAGIEVTCGAFKEKNKIHVLPPTLIRSKKEFFDYEAKYSQSLAEEITPAPLEKKHIEKIQETTYRLYEYFRCKGVVRIDYIMENDILYFLEINTVPGMSLASIIPKQVEAYGMNMTDFINILINEAFNV; from the coding sequence ATGAAAGTAGCACTGTTGTACGGTGGATATTCTGGCGAAAATGAAATCTCAAAAAAATCTGCCCTAAATGTCTTATCTCATATAGACAAGCTAAAACACGAAGTATATCTAGTTGAAATATTACCCAAAGAGTGGCTCATAAAACCTCATAATATTCCAATCGATAAAAATGATTTTTCATTCAAAAAAAATGGTGAAGTAATTCACTTTGACGTAGTTTTGATGATGATTCACGGCACCCCTGGTGAGGATGGTTTACTTCAATCTTATTTTGAAATGCTAGGTATCCCTTACACGAATTGTTCTTCTCATGTCTCTATGCTAACGTTTCATAAGTATTATTCCACATTGCTGGCAAAAGCAATTGGTGTTGCAACCGCACCAGGACTATATTTTCCTAAAAATAGTTTTTTAAATGAGTCTCTTATCCTTCATACCTTAGGTCTACCCGTTTTTATAAAACCCGCTACTAGCGGATCTAGCATTGGGATGAGCAAAGTGAATGAAATAAGTCAGTTAAAAAATGCTATTATCAGAGCATTTGAAGTAAGTGAAGATATTTTAGTTGAAAAAGCACTAGCAGGTATTGAAGTTACATGTGGAGCTTTCAAAGAAAAAAACAAAATACATGTGCTACCCCCTACTCTCATAAGAAGTAAGAAAGAATTTTTCGATTATGAAGCCAAATACTCCCAGTCTCTTGCTGAGGAAATAACTCCAGCACCCCTTGAAAAAAAACACATTGAAAAAATTCAAGAAACTACATACCGTCTTTATGAATACTTTCGTTGCAAAGGAGTTGTAAGAATCGACTATATCATGGAAAATGATATTCTTTATTTTCTGGAAATTAACACTGTTCCAGGGATGAGTTTAGCAAGTATCATACCCAAACAAGTTGAAGCATATGGCATGAACATGACTGATTTTATCAACATTCTGATCAACGAAGCATTCAACGTTTAG
- the cysS gene encoding cysteine--tRNA ligase — MNQVMYLYNSLTRRKEKFEPLYSGSVGMYVCGPTVYGDPHLGHARPAVVFDVLYRYLTHVGYRVRYVRNITDVGHLEGDGDEGEDKIQKKARLEQLEPMEVAQYYTRRYHHFLEKLNVLPPSIEPYATGHIPEQIEMIEKILESGFAYESNGSIYFDVRKFAQSYPYGQLSGRDVDELMAQTRELEGTHEKKDPLDFALWKKAPANHLMKWRSPWSVGFPGWHLECSVMSTKYLGETFDIHGGGMDLMFPHHECEIAQSLAASGKNPVRYWIHNNLITIDGQKMSKSLNNFITLEEIFEGKHPKLSQPYDPMVIRFFILQAHYRSTLDFSDEALQAADKAFYRFSKAFNSIDQLIIGEPYSDLNLNDLVEKCEEALSDDLNTPVVISYLFEIVHFINHALHNHLPISESQKIHLQNIKATYVEKILGLKLPQISSQTIDIDKLMSILIETRKKLRLAKHFELADYIRDQLQQNGIMLKDFKDQTTWEKL, encoded by the coding sequence ATAAATCAGGTTATGTATCTCTACAATTCACTTACTCGCAGGAAAGAGAAATTTGAACCGTTGTATTCCGGTAGTGTTGGGATGTATGTCTGTGGTCCTACTGTTTATGGCGACCCGCACTTGGGGCATGCAAGGCCAGCTGTTGTTTTTGATGTTTTATATCGTTATCTGACACATGTAGGTTACCGGGTACGTTATGTGAGAAACATTACTGATGTAGGACATTTAGAAGGAGATGGCGATGAAGGTGAAGATAAAATCCAAAAAAAAGCTCGGCTAGAACAACTTGAACCCATGGAGGTAGCGCAATATTATACCCGTCGCTATCATCATTTTCTTGAAAAGCTTAATGTATTGCCACCAAGCATTGAACCCTATGCTACGGGTCATATACCCGAACAGATAGAAATGATAGAAAAAATATTAGAATCTGGATTTGCATATGAATCAAATGGGTCTATCTATTTTGATGTACGTAAATTTGCACAATCATATCCTTATGGTCAACTTTCAGGCAGAGATGTAGATGAATTAATGGCTCAAACCCGGGAACTAGAGGGTACTCATGAGAAAAAAGATCCACTGGACTTTGCTTTATGGAAGAAAGCTCCAGCTAATCATCTCATGAAATGGAGGTCTCCGTGGAGCGTAGGTTTTCCAGGATGGCATCTCGAGTGTTCTGTCATGAGTACCAAGTATTTAGGTGAAACTTTTGACATTCATGGTGGCGGCATGGACTTAATGTTTCCTCATCACGAATGTGAAATAGCTCAATCTCTGGCAGCAAGCGGAAAAAATCCTGTTCGCTATTGGATCCATAACAATCTCATTACTATCGATGGTCAAAAAATGAGCAAATCGTTAAATAATTTCATTACCCTTGAAGAGATTTTTGAAGGAAAACATCCGAAATTATCCCAACCTTATGATCCTATGGTCATCCGATTTTTCATACTTCAAGCTCACTATCGGAGTACGTTAGATTTCTCTGATGAAGCCCTTCAAGCTGCCGACAAGGCTTTTTATCGTTTTTCTAAAGCTTTCAACAGTATTGATCAGCTGATCATTGGAGAACCATATAGTGATCTTAACTTGAACGATTTAGTCGAAAAATGTGAGGAAGCCCTTTCCGATGATCTCAATACGCCAGTCGTTATTTCTTATCTTTTCGAAATAGTTCATTTCATCAATCATGCATTGCACAATCATTTGCCTATTTCTGAGTCACAAAAAATTCATCTTCAAAACATCAAAGCAACTTACGTTGAAAAAATTTTAGGTTTAAAACTGCCTCAAATATCGTCTCAAACTATTGATATTGATAAACTTATGTCAATTCTAATAGAAACAAGGAAAAAATTGCGTTTGGCTAAGCATTTTGAACTAGCAGATTATATTCGTGATCAATTACAGCAAAACGGAATTATGTTAAAAGATTTTAAGGATCAGACCACATGGGAAAAATTGTAA
- a CDS encoding TraR/DksA C4-type zinc finger protein, protein MNEKVEKTRYSDEELEEFRKIILQKLEKARENLKVLRDAYTGLNDNDVSDTSPTFKMLEDGSDVLSKEENSRLAARLEKFIRDLEAALVRIENKTYGICRVTGKLIPKERLMIVPHATLSIEAKQKLTKKEPRISLPPNE, encoded by the coding sequence ATGAATGAAAAAGTAGAGAAAACAAGGTACAGTGATGAGGAACTCGAAGAATTCCGTAAAATCATTTTGCAGAAATTAGAAAAAGCCCGAGAAAACTTAAAAGTCTTACGGGATGCTTATACGGGTTTGAATGATAATGACGTAAGTGATACGAGTCCCACATTTAAAATGCTTGAAGATGGATCGGACGTACTTTCCAAAGAAGAAAATAGTCGGCTTGCTGCACGTTTGGAAAAATTCATCCGTGATTTAGAAGCTGCTCTTGTGAGAATTGAGAACAAGACATATGGTATTTGTAGAGTTACTGGTAAACTTATCCCTAAAGAGCGTTTGATGATCGTTCCTCACGCTACCTTAAGCATTGAAGCAAAACAAAAGCTAACAAAGAAAGAACCACGTATAAGCCTTCCGCCCAATGAATAA
- a CDS encoding carboxypeptidase-like regulatory domain-containing protein, with translation MKKYLFLIVGCLFFFMSCKKDTETLKMGFVEGKVYTQNGQKPLGGVLVFVDYEGEIYYTTTSKDGYFKLVAPAGTQVVHIQSGRGKVFRTQLTINIEEGKSVTIPGGMVKLTQAANLAYVKGMFDEIETIIIDSLGYSADELTIADLHDLNTLENYGAIFLNCGKLELLDSLHYATLAAYVSNGGSLYVSDWAVEYLIGDNNSTKTHRTNDMFESTKNCMPRTGGFVSDTELCTSKEGPSTIVTGATITYPPLAAYLNKNTIDVEYDLGGWEVIKQLSNHWVVLIQDNNLGYGPLAIMRTFNANNIALKRQLDQGWITICHIPPGNPNNPITITISVNAWPAHQAHGDYMGACVGTGGQILFTTFHNHPSGHTSSDIMNILQYFVMNI, from the coding sequence ATGAAAAAGTATTTGTTTTTAATCGTAGGGTGTCTCTTCTTTTTTATGTCCTGCAAGAAAGATACTGAGACCTTAAAGATGGGATTTGTTGAAGGAAAAGTTTACACCCAAAACGGACAGAAACCTTTAGGTGGTGTTTTGGTCTTTGTAGACTATGAAGGCGAAATTTACTACACAACAACTAGTAAAGATGGTTATTTTAAATTAGTTGCTCCTGCTGGCACTCAAGTGGTTCATATTCAATCTGGTCGTGGTAAAGTGTTTAGAACACAGCTAACGATCAACATTGAAGAAGGAAAAAGTGTAACTATTCCAGGGGGTATGGTAAAATTGACTCAGGCTGCTAATTTAGCTTATGTTAAAGGAATGTTTGATGAGATTGAAACTATAATTATAGACAGTCTAGGTTACAGTGCCGACGAACTTACGATTGCTGATTTGCACGATTTGAATACGCTAGAAAATTATGGTGCTATTTTCCTTAATTGCGGCAAACTTGAGCTGTTGGATTCATTGCACTATGCCACGCTAGCTGCCTATGTATCAAATGGTGGCAGCTTATACGTCTCTGATTGGGCAGTGGAGTATTTGATTGGGGATAATAATTCTACTAAAACACATCGAACAAATGACATGTTTGAATCCACGAAAAATTGCATGCCTCGAACAGGTGGTTTTGTTTCTGACACAGAACTATGTACATCTAAAGAGGGCCCATCTACGATTGTAACTGGTGCAACTATTACATATCCTCCATTAGCAGCATATTTGAATAAAAACACTATTGATGTAGAATATGACTTGGGTGGTTGGGAAGTTATTAAGCAATTAAGTAATCATTGGGTTGTCCTTATTCAGGATAACAATTTGGGCTATGGACCACTTGCAATTATGAGAACTTTTAATGCCAACAATATTGCTTTGAAACGTCAACTAGATCAGGGCTGGATAACCATTTGTCATATCCCACCAGGAAACCCCAACAACCCCATCACGATTACTATTTCTGTGAATGCATGGCCAGCTCATCAAGCTCATGGTGACTACATGGGTGCATGTGTAGGTACAGGGGGACAAATACTATTTACAACATTCCATAATCATCCCAGTGGACATACTTCCTCTGACATTATGAACATATTACAGTACTTCGTGATGAATATTTGA